The Spirosoma radiotolerans genome has a window encoding:
- a CDS encoding ATP-dependent Clp protease ATP-binding subunit codes for MAYTEDVKRAIQIAQSLSKEYQNELFTPAHLLMGLLHNEVGMASWLAVIGQDVPYLREWAEVRMEASPKASRLSPNPPGDEQVKTAMELADLVAMQLGKAQTDPVCVLIALLKSGVAFSAEQLRSLPLTQADLMQAALADTDVERAVTADTKTNESKPASAPGTLGQALLRFCVDKTAMAAEGRLDPIMGRDREVRMMTETLGRRTKPNVILVGEPGVGKTALADGFALNIVAGQVPDYLQNARLLELDLGALVAGASYKGEVEDRLKSILNEVKKDEKIILFIDEIHQLLDSRGPLGTGVANLLKPELAKGNLVVIGATTLDEYRKYIETDEAFSRRFDVLRVDEPTVDTAIRMIQRLVPFYENHHKLSVGTDAVSEAVELAKRYSRNRRLPDSAVDLLDRTLSAVRMISERTPAEVIQLSEQLDQLTVNTHRSDTLNELRHLYQELENKISPILLANLMSDTPAGEEPEADPFASAPTLADHIRQTLSRLTNMTAVARTNVDRHDVAAVISHKTGIPLGKIQSQERDKLLAMDEVLKKRVIGQDHAVKAVADAILEARSGLTKAGQPIGSFFLLGPTGTGKTELAKSLADFLFNDESFLIRFDMSEFKEEHSAALLYGAPPGYVGYEEGGLLVNKIREKPYSVVLFDEIEKAHPSVFDIFLQILDEGRLHDRLGKEGDFSDAVVLFTSNIGSQLVIDRFEAGQIPATAELMDSMSRHFRPEFLARLTEIVPFAPISEENAVRIFDLHLRGLTDQLVKQGITLTLSPEARKHMALSGFTPQYGARQLKGVIRNQLRRPISRMIVAGEAAKGSLIRVDLADNQTMAWRCEPQKELQPQPA; via the coding sequence ATGGCATACACCGAAGACGTTAAGCGGGCTATCCAGATTGCTCAGTCGCTCTCCAAAGAGTATCAGAACGAGCTGTTCACCCCGGCGCATTTACTGATGGGCCTGCTCCACAACGAGGTTGGCATGGCCTCCTGGCTGGCCGTGATTGGCCAGGACGTACCGTACCTGCGCGAGTGGGCCGAAGTCCGTATGGAAGCGAGCCCCAAAGCAAGCCGCCTGTCGCCCAACCCGCCGGGCGATGAGCAGGTGAAAACTGCGATGGAGCTGGCCGACCTGGTGGCCATGCAGTTGGGCAAGGCCCAGACCGATCCGGTTTGTGTACTGATCGCGTTGCTCAAATCCGGCGTGGCGTTCAGTGCCGAGCAACTCCGGAGTTTGCCCTTAACCCAGGCCGACCTGATGCAGGCGGCTCTGGCCGATACCGATGTTGAAAGGGCGGTGACCGCAGATACAAAGACGAACGAATCGAAGCCTGCCAGCGCACCGGGCACCTTGGGGCAGGCCCTGCTTCGCTTCTGTGTCGATAAAACAGCCATGGCCGCTGAGGGCCGGTTAGACCCCATTATGGGCCGCGACCGCGAGGTGCGCATGATGACCGAAACACTGGGCCGACGAACCAAACCCAACGTTATTCTGGTGGGTGAGCCGGGTGTTGGCAAAACGGCGCTGGCGGATGGTTTTGCCCTGAACATCGTGGCGGGTCAGGTGCCCGATTACCTGCAAAATGCCCGACTGCTCGAACTGGACCTGGGGGCGCTGGTTGCCGGAGCATCGTACAAAGGCGAGGTTGAAGATCGCCTGAAGAGCATTTTGAATGAGGTAAAGAAAGACGAGAAAATCATCCTGTTCATCGATGAAATTCATCAGTTGCTGGACAGCCGCGGGCCACTCGGTACGGGCGTTGCCAATCTGCTCAAACCCGAACTGGCAAAGGGGAACCTGGTAGTCATTGGGGCCACGACGCTGGACGAATACCGCAAATACATCGAAACGGATGAGGCATTCAGTCGGCGGTTCGATGTGCTGCGCGTAGACGAGCCGACGGTAGATACTGCCATTCGGATGATTCAGCGTCTGGTTCCTTTTTACGAAAACCATCACAAGCTCAGCGTTGGCACCGATGCCGTATCCGAAGCCGTTGAACTGGCCAAACGCTACAGCCGAAATCGTCGGCTACCCGACTCGGCCGTCGATTTGCTCGACCGGACGCTGTCAGCCGTGCGGATGATCAGCGAACGAACCCCTGCCGAAGTCATCCAGCTGTCCGAACAGCTCGATCAGTTGACCGTGAACACCCACAGGAGTGATACGCTGAACGAGTTACGGCATCTGTATCAGGAGCTGGAAAATAAGATCAGCCCCATTCTGCTGGCGAATCTGATGAGCGATACCCCTGCCGGCGAAGAGCCGGAAGCTGATCCTTTTGCCTCGGCTCCGACGCTGGCCGATCATATCCGGCAAACGCTGAGCCGGCTGACGAATATGACGGCTGTAGCCAGAACAAATGTGGATCGGCATGATGTGGCTGCGGTGATTTCGCATAAAACGGGAATTCCACTAGGGAAAATCCAGAGTCAGGAGCGCGATAAGTTGCTGGCGATGGATGAAGTACTCAAAAAGCGGGTGATTGGTCAGGATCATGCCGTAAAGGCCGTCGCCGACGCCATCCTGGAGGCCCGATCCGGCCTGACGAAAGCGGGTCAGCCCATTGGTTCCTTCTTTCTGCTTGGACCAACGGGAACCGGCAAAACTGAGCTGGCCAAGTCATTAGCCGATTTCCTGTTCAATGACGAGTCGTTTTTGATCCGGTTCGACATGTCGGAATTCAAGGAAGAACACTCGGCGGCTTTGCTCTATGGGGCACCTCCCGGCTATGTAGGATATGAGGAAGGCGGCCTGCTGGTGAATAAAATCCGCGAGAAACCGTATTCCGTCGTGCTGTTCGATGAGATTGAAAAAGCGCACCCGTCGGTATTCGATATCTTCCTGCAAATTCTCGATGAGGGGCGGCTGCATGACCGGCTGGGTAAAGAGGGCGATTTCTCAGATGCCGTGGTCCTCTTCACCTCCAACATCGGCAGCCAGCTGGTCATCGACCGATTCGAGGCCGGACAGATTCCGGCAACGGCTGAGCTAATGGACTCCATGAGCCGCCACTTCCGGCCGGAATTTCTGGCCCGGCTGACAGAGATTGTGCCTTTTGCGCCTATTTCGGAGGAGAACGCCGTGCGCATTTTCGACCTGCACCTGCGTGGTCTGACCGATCAGCTAGTGAAGCAAGGCATTACCCTTACGCTCAGTCCGGAAGCCCGTAAGCACATGGCGTTATCTGGCTTTACGCCCCAATACGGTGCCCGGCAACTCAAGGGTGTGATTCGGAACCAGCTCCGGCGTCCCATATCGCGGATGATCGTAGCCGGTGAAGCCGCCAAGGGGTCGCTGATCAGGGTTGACCTAGCCGACAATCAGACGATGGCCTGGCGTTGTGAGCCTCAGAAGGAATTACAGCCACAACCGGCGTAG
- a CDS encoding Clp protease/crotonase-like domain-containing protein, which produces MNRFFVLLLGLLVRVTIGQAQSTLAINTVNPSGQSATTVAVPHKAKATEAPFYVKVYGLYGLITPGVQISHSELQSSDGSVFTFKTATKGLGAGPRAGIGLGVIVSDFINLGIDADILFGSDLKIVNSYTDGKATYGNTETSTLKVVSVIPNITFKALSRPAYYIYNRLGLVGGVVLDYKTVSNSLEAPTVGVSTTYGSTSNYTKNSLALGYQAALGIQFRLSQAIRGFVELVAYNQTFKPERLEFTSKTPTSTQVTVTEYKDQGVEIPTTNPTTRKPQTGQLASFTVPMNSISVGAGLAFRF; this is translated from the coding sequence ATGAATCGATTCTTCGTCCTACTCCTTGGCCTGCTTGTGCGGGTTACGATAGGGCAAGCCCAGTCTACTCTTGCCATAAACACAGTAAACCCTTCAGGTCAATCAGCTACGACAGTGGCAGTTCCTCACAAAGCAAAGGCCACCGAAGCGCCTTTTTATGTAAAGGTTTACGGGCTTTATGGCCTGATTACACCGGGTGTACAGATTAGCCACAGTGAGTTACAAAGTTCCGATGGGTCAGTATTTACGTTTAAGACGGCCACTAAAGGATTAGGGGCTGGTCCACGGGCCGGTATCGGGCTTGGCGTTATCGTCAGTGACTTCATCAACCTGGGCATTGATGCCGACATCCTCTTCGGATCAGACCTAAAGATTGTCAATAGCTACACTGACGGTAAAGCTACCTATGGTAATACGGAGACCTCTACGCTAAAAGTTGTGTCGGTGATACCAAACATTACGTTTAAAGCCTTGTCGCGCCCGGCCTACTACATCTACAACCGGCTGGGATTGGTGGGCGGAGTCGTGCTGGACTATAAGACGGTTAGCAACTCCCTTGAGGCCCCTACGGTCGGGGTCAGTACTACGTATGGGTCTACCAGTAATTATACAAAAAACTCATTGGCGCTAGGGTATCAGGCGGCCCTGGGAATTCAGTTTCGGCTAAGCCAGGCCATTCGGGGGTTTGTCGAGCTCGTTGCTTATAATCAGACATTTAAGCCGGAACGACTCGAATTTACGAGCAAAACTCCGACCAGCACACAGGTTACAGTTACCGAATACAAAGATCAGGGCGTCGAGATACCGACCACGAATCCGACAACCCGCAAACCGCAAACGGGTCAGTTGGCAAGCTTTACGGTTCCCATGAATAGTATCAGTGTAGGTGCCGGGCTCGCATTCCGGTTTTAA
- a CDS encoding PAAR domain-containing protein, giving the protein MPQPAARLLDMHVCPMQTPAIVPIPHVGGPIVGPGNPTVLIGGQPAATVGDTCTCVGPPDIIVQGSATVLAGGKPVARMGDMTAHGGSIVVGCPTVLVGG; this is encoded by the coding sequence ATGCCACAACCAGCCGCCCGACTCCTCGATATGCACGTTTGCCCCATGCAAACACCCGCCATTGTGCCCATTCCGCACGTGGGCGGCCCCATTGTCGGGCCGGGTAATCCTACGGTACTGATTGGTGGGCAGCCAGCCGCTACAGTAGGCGACACGTGTACCTGCGTTGGCCCGCCCGACATCATCGTTCAGGGGTCAGCTACGGTGCTGGCCGGCGGTAAGCCGGTAGCCCGAATGGGCGATATGACCGCTCACGGCGGCAGTATTGTGGTCGGTTGCCCTACCGTGCTGGTCGGCGGCTAA
- a CDS encoding type VI secretion system baseplate subunit TssF, producing MAPIDLVSEGFARERVKTRMLRRAADLWGYAEADLDSFDPLVALLIEACAMEFERMAVDVGNTQTRLLDRLAKVLHPEPDVARPAFGVAQVRSVEPQATVSPTTQLGYKRTPTTRTDPASTTETYLSPVGTYPIVDGAIRYIATTEALYRIDEATQKTPVAQRQGVPVVLPYQFLWLGLELADNLPSLEGLSFFFDWPADESQVDYWALPAQSSWRLAGQELLVQPGLFHTATAAPAGSLLANVFDGMGNVEKQAVLAYDRHFVTITGAPTFKSSGLQRQLYPASVGQWFADRDLRVLKEPLWWIEIQLPHTVSPQVLTGMSVGMNCFPVMNRRLHRITYRLQQNLNIIPLETDRCFLAMRDVRTSQNRQLTAIPLGNLSDMAPDSYTVQYGVSRFDERDARQTLINLQDLLHDESASFAALGEDFLTSVIRELNQALARLEAKVDQKTRKRDTIPYLIIKPKQPGDTVFIEYWTSEGDAANRLPIGSRLSPYADNSLRKDGGFLMTTTTGGRERPNESEKIIQYKRALLTRNRIVTLEDARAVCQAELGVHLQSSRVERTFRVDTQPGNGFQRCIRVSLKPSAMSPYSPTDWQQQARLLQISLEQQSVAALPYEVIVVPS from the coding sequence ATGGCTCCTATTGATCTGGTTTCGGAAGGATTCGCTCGCGAGCGGGTGAAAACCCGTATGCTTCGCCGGGCCGCCGACCTGTGGGGCTACGCCGAGGCCGACCTGGACAGCTTCGACCCGCTCGTGGCTCTGCTGATCGAAGCCTGTGCGATGGAATTCGAACGGATGGCGGTGGACGTAGGGAATACGCAGACCCGGCTACTCGACCGGCTGGCCAAGGTACTGCACCCTGAGCCTGATGTAGCACGGCCTGCTTTTGGCGTCGCCCAGGTGCGGTCGGTTGAGCCGCAGGCAACAGTGTCGCCCACAACGCAACTGGGCTACAAACGGACCCCAACAACCCGCACCGACCCGGCCAGCACCACCGAAACCTACCTTTCGCCCGTGGGCACCTACCCGATTGTCGATGGGGCGATCCGGTATATCGCCACCACCGAAGCCCTGTATCGAATCGACGAAGCGACCCAGAAAACGCCCGTCGCTCAGCGGCAGGGAGTTCCGGTTGTGCTGCCTTACCAATTCCTTTGGTTGGGATTGGAACTAGCCGATAACCTGCCCTCGCTGGAAGGCCTATCGTTCTTTTTCGACTGGCCTGCGGATGAGAGCCAGGTCGATTATTGGGCACTGCCGGCACAAAGTTCATGGCGGCTAGCCGGGCAGGAGTTATTGGTTCAACCGGGTTTGTTCCACACGGCTACGGCTGCACCTGCCGGTTCGTTGTTAGCCAATGTGTTCGATGGCATGGGCAATGTGGAGAAACAGGCCGTTCTGGCCTATGATCGTCATTTTGTTACAATCACCGGTGCGCCTACGTTTAAATCGTCCGGTCTGCAGCGACAGCTTTATCCGGCTTCCGTGGGTCAATGGTTCGCCGACCGGGATTTGCGTGTGCTTAAAGAGCCGCTCTGGTGGATCGAAATTCAATTGCCCCACACGGTTAGTCCACAGGTGCTGACAGGCATGAGCGTCGGGATGAACTGTTTCCCGGTGATGAATCGGCGGCTTCATCGAATCACCTACCGGCTTCAGCAAAACCTCAACATCATCCCCCTCGAAACAGACCGATGTTTTTTAGCCATGCGGGACGTTCGGACCAGCCAAAACCGCCAGCTAACGGCCATTCCACTCGGAAACCTGTCGGATATGGCCCCCGATTCCTATACCGTTCAATACGGTGTCAGCCGCTTCGATGAACGCGACGCCCGCCAGACCCTGATTAACCTTCAGGATTTACTGCACGACGAAAGTGCCTCATTTGCTGCCCTGGGCGAAGATTTTCTGACGTCAGTTATTCGGGAACTCAACCAGGCGCTGGCCCGGCTCGAGGCCAAAGTAGATCAGAAAACCCGTAAACGGGACACCATTCCCTACCTGATCATTAAGCCAAAACAGCCCGGCGATACCGTTTTTATCGAGTACTGGACGAGCGAGGGCGATGCGGCCAATCGACTGCCCATTGGGAGCCGGCTTAGTCCCTACGCCGATAATTCGCTTCGTAAAGACGGCGGTTTTCTGATGACGACAACCACCGGTGGTCGTGAACGGCCCAATGAGTCGGAGAAAATTATCCAGTACAAACGGGCTTTGCTGACCCGAAACCGAATCGTTACGCTCGAGGACGCCCGCGCCGTTTGCCAGGCCGAACTGGGCGTGCACCTCCAGTCGTCACGGGTGGAGCGGACCTTTCGGGTTGACACCCAGCCGGGCAACGGATTTCAGCGGTGCATTCGAGTAAGCCTGAAACCGTCGGCCATGAGTCCCTATTCACCCACCGACTGGCAGCAACAGGCGCGGTTGCTGCAAATAAGTCTCGAACAGCAATCGGTGGCCGCGCTCCCTTATGAGGTTATTGTTGTACCCAGTTGA
- a CDS encoding cellulase family glycosylhydrolase has protein sequence MKTSMSTLFFLTGLLLQHCTSATDDSTTTMPTSTTTGHSGFYVNDRFLYDPCGNKITLRGINKMNFWTDRSGESFPEIAKTGANCARIVWKTQEDNGQPTKATDLDKLITACVAQKMIPIVEVHDATGDWSMLGQMVNFWKRADILAVVQKHQKYLLVNIANECGDDQVTDTQFTQGYTSAVQQLRQAGIHTPLLIDGTDFGKNLEQLVRLGPGLIQADPDKNLLFSVHIYWPMAQGATPEFIKNQFQAAVNVGLPFIVGEFSAYGAYVEKGKGDSCGPEGRVDYKTVLTETQRLDIGWLVWEWGPGNDGGGNPLCVIMDMTTDSKFATLKGWGKEVALTHAAGIQKTSILSPFLANNQVCK, from the coding sequence ATGAAAACAAGCATGAGTACGTTGTTTTTTCTAACGGGCCTTTTACTACAGCACTGCACCAGTGCCACAGATGATTCGACTACTACGATGCCAACCTCTACAACAACTGGCCATTCAGGATTTTATGTAAACGATCGGTTCTTATACGATCCCTGCGGGAATAAAATCACGCTGCGCGGTATAAACAAGATGAACTTCTGGACGGACCGGTCGGGGGAATCCTTTCCTGAAATTGCCAAAACGGGCGCTAACTGCGCACGTATCGTCTGGAAAACACAGGAAGATAACGGTCAACCGACTAAGGCCACCGACCTCGATAAGCTGATTACAGCCTGCGTAGCCCAGAAGATGATTCCAATCGTGGAAGTTCACGATGCCACCGGCGACTGGAGTATGCTGGGGCAAATGGTCAATTTCTGGAAGCGCGCCGATATTCTGGCCGTCGTTCAGAAACACCAGAAATACCTGCTGGTCAACATTGCCAATGAGTGTGGCGACGACCAGGTTACCGACACTCAATTTACCCAGGGGTATACCAGTGCGGTTCAGCAGCTTCGGCAGGCGGGCATTCACACACCCTTACTCATCGATGGAACAGATTTCGGCAAAAATCTGGAACAGTTGGTTCGTCTGGGACCGGGCCTGATTCAGGCCGACCCCGATAAGAACCTACTCTTTTCAGTGCATATCTACTGGCCGATGGCCCAGGGGGCTACCCCTGAATTTATCAAAAACCAGTTTCAGGCCGCCGTGAACGTTGGTTTGCCGTTCATCGTAGGCGAATTCTCCGCGTACGGAGCCTATGTTGAAAAAGGAAAAGGAGACAGCTGCGGACCCGAAGGTCGGGTCGATTACAAAACAGTACTAACAGAAACCCAGCGACTTGACATTGGCTGGTTGGTATGGGAATGGGGACCCGGAAACGATGGCGGAGGTAACCCCCTTTGTGTCATCATGGATATGACGACCGACAGCAAGTTTGCTACCTTAAAAGGCTGGGGAAAGGAGGTAGCGCTTACCCATGCCGCCGGTATCCAGAAAACATCGATCCTTTCGCCCTTTCTGGCTAATAATCAGGTCTGCAAATAA
- a CDS encoding GPW/gp25 family protein — translation MPQPYYALPLRLDEVIQRRPHPTCSLPQSIAQNLYLMLTTHFAESRFDETFGCSLWDEDFSNQANSRWKEAIRQSIELSVAEHEKRLTQVHVRVDMTDQEIQFNRTNRRIKRRLTVWIDGLLTRTNESFSFHRSLFLAPLSTE, via the coding sequence ATGCCACAACCCTACTACGCCTTACCCTTGCGCCTAGATGAAGTGATACAACGCCGGCCGCACCCGACCTGCTCGCTGCCGCAGTCGATCGCCCAGAATCTGTACCTGATGCTGACGACGCACTTCGCCGAGTCTCGGTTCGACGAAACGTTTGGGTGTAGTCTGTGGGACGAAGACTTTTCGAATCAGGCCAACAGCCGCTGGAAAGAGGCTATCCGGCAGTCCATCGAATTGTCCGTGGCGGAACACGAAAAACGACTCACACAGGTGCACGTGCGTGTGGATATGACCGACCAGGAAATACAATTCAATCGAACCAATCGGCGGATAAAACGGCGATTGACGGTCTGGATCGATGGGCTGCTGACCCGGACAAACGAATCATTTTCTTTTCACCGGAGCCTGTTTCTGGCTCCGCTTTCAACCGAATAA
- a CDS encoding zinc metalloprotease has protein sequence MNIHFSQTNSRWDSVLSPIGGNRFELTLQFRIRLVRIEPTTQFYEGDTWASGNGVMHSPYHPFTHKLNTWNDLEWTNYRQEFCRVIEHNWSDKFMLIPNKAWYIPPPAGSDKVSAPVQCSLKIQLVDSASQHPHFTIRCIHPDKGFRSFMSPELRTGIITHDDLKFEWRVLPTKIGKQQHQIEYGQITVLHEFGHVLGFEHVNGSSAERWAYGITLEQRANLMGLGIHFSDKQARPWEATIRRHLIPENKYDRTVKFAGHLSSPQIIAYWDNDFDMKDPPPKAKSTKPAKGASGAHHSSSTIHGPAGVIWEHMANIPPAD, from the coding sequence ATGAACATTCATTTTTCACAAACCAATTCCCGGTGGGATTCGGTTCTCTCGCCCATTGGAGGCAACCGATTTGAGTTGACCCTGCAATTTCGGATCCGTCTGGTTCGCATTGAGCCAACCACTCAATTTTACGAGGGCGACACGTGGGCAAGTGGAAACGGGGTTATGCACAGCCCCTATCACCCCTTCACGCATAAGCTAAATACCTGGAATGACCTTGAATGGACGAACTACCGGCAGGAGTTTTGCCGTGTTATTGAGCACAACTGGAGCGATAAGTTTATGCTTATTCCCAACAAAGCCTGGTATATTCCGCCCCCGGCAGGAAGTGATAAAGTAAGTGCTCCCGTCCAGTGCAGCCTGAAAATCCAGTTAGTAGACTCTGCGTCGCAACATCCCCATTTTACCATTCGATGTATTCATCCAGATAAAGGGTTTCGATCCTTTATGTCCCCTGAATTACGGACGGGCATTATTACCCATGATGATCTGAAGTTTGAATGGCGGGTGTTACCCACAAAAATAGGCAAGCAACAGCATCAAATCGAATACGGGCAGATAACCGTTCTCCACGAATTTGGGCACGTCCTGGGATTCGAGCATGTCAATGGGTCTTCCGCCGAGCGCTGGGCCTATGGCATCACGCTCGAACAACGGGCCAATCTGATGGGCTTAGGCATTCATTTCTCCGATAAGCAGGCCAGACCTTGGGAAGCTACGATTCGACGACACCTTATTCCTGAAAACAAATACGATCGCACGGTCAAGTTTGCCGGCCACCTGAGCAGCCCGCAGATCATTGCCTACTGGGACAATGACTTCGACATGAAAGATCCGCCCCCAAAAGCTAAATCCACCAAGCCTGCAAAAGGAGCGTCGGGAGCCCATCATTCCAGTAGCACTATTCATGGGCCGGCGGGCGTAATCTGGGAACACATGGCTAACATACCACCAGCCGACTGA
- a CDS encoding DUF5458 family protein, producing MMEAQNQNKPLKTAEQTAVTSAPSLEESCTKLAKYGGFGILETTLEGVQNLNPEKKARKKIFLTEEAKAAERAELSKRLHLMLDLLNGADSVASLIETAQAKAEAAQTLLSTNLLRAFDANRSLEQAYRSVASFYANTDQDKVKNVNIMNAEPDQITDLDNTTFIDAVAEEFSRTFDRLDLRDSYSLLVLPGYLGSKKVIDKWAQIAYKNKVMMVTDFRHLDAPNDVVDLFESADLTGGDAYLSNVMMTCNWLTGRGRHQDVGEEDDLYVPGSAALAGKVYATVMSQVTAGRKHGALNEADGVRFPLKKSEISTLEKMGLIPMVNEYGKVMPFSAKTLFNGDNIGLQTYSVVRVFDYITKVLIDFLNRRAFENFNTNTRMDIQKQIVKFLDNITGPGKLIEKFKLIRFGQDPKQKDRIFLDIHMVPYFPAKTFLIKLDGQKGDDPDSVDWKADYDQE from the coding sequence ATGATGGAAGCACAAAATCAAAACAAACCCCTGAAAACGGCTGAACAAACTGCGGTTACGTCAGCGCCTTCACTCGAAGAAAGCTGTACCAAACTGGCCAAATACGGCGGCTTTGGTATTCTGGAAACTACCCTGGAGGGCGTTCAGAACCTGAACCCGGAGAAGAAAGCCCGTAAAAAGATCTTTCTGACCGAAGAGGCTAAAGCCGCCGAACGCGCCGAACTAAGCAAGCGCCTGCACCTGATGCTCGACCTGCTGAACGGTGCCGACAGCGTGGCCAGCTTAATCGAAACGGCTCAGGCCAAGGCCGAAGCCGCTCAGACGCTCCTGAGTACCAACCTACTGCGGGCGTTTGACGCCAATCGAAGCCTGGAACAGGCTTATCGGTCGGTGGCCAGCTTCTACGCCAACACCGATCAGGATAAGGTAAAAAACGTCAACATCATGAACGCCGAGCCAGACCAGATTACGGATCTCGACAATACAACGTTCATCGATGCCGTGGCCGAAGAATTCTCCCGCACGTTTGACCGGCTCGACCTGCGCGACAGCTACTCGTTGCTGGTACTGCCGGGTTATCTGGGCTCGAAAAAGGTCATTGATAAATGGGCACAGATCGCCTATAAGAATAAGGTGATGATGGTAACTGATTTCCGGCACCTGGACGCGCCCAACGATGTCGTCGACCTGTTTGAATCAGCCGATCTGACGGGGGGCGATGCCTATCTCTCCAACGTAATGATGACCTGCAACTGGCTTACGGGCCGTGGCCGGCACCAGGATGTGGGCGAAGAAGACGATCTCTATGTACCCGGCTCCGCTGCGCTGGCGGGCAAAGTTTATGCCACCGTGATGTCGCAGGTGACCGCCGGGCGCAAACATGGGGCACTCAATGAGGCCGACGGCGTGCGGTTTCCGCTGAAGAAAAGTGAAATATCCACGCTTGAGAAGATGGGCCTTATTCCTATGGTTAATGAGTATGGCAAGGTAATGCCCTTTTCGGCCAAAACACTGTTCAACGGCGACAATATCGGCTTGCAGACCTACTCCGTGGTACGCGTATTCGATTACATCACCAAGGTACTCATCGACTTTCTGAACCGGCGGGCGTTTGAGAACTTCAATACGAATACGCGCATGGATATTCAGAAACAGATTGTGAAATTTCTGGATAACATCACCGGACCCGGTAAACTCATTGAGAAATTCAAGCTGATTCGTTTTGGCCAGGATCCCAAACAGAAAGACCGGATCTTTCTCGACATCCACATGGTGCCTTACTTCCCGGCCAAGACGTTCCTCATAAAGCTCGATGGCCAGAAAGGCGATGATCCCGATTCGGTAGACTGGAAAGCCGACTATGATCAGGAGTAA